The segment CGATGGGCCGCTACAACACGTGCGTGGGATGGGGAACCCCGCACGGCGTCGCGGCGTTTTAGCGCCGGCTCCGCCCGTCAGCGCGCTGCCGGCGACTACTCGCGGGCGTTCGCCCTGCGCTCGCGCGTAACCGCCGCGGCAATCGCGAGCGCCACGACCGCCGCCAATCCTACGATGTTGGAGATCAGCGTAAAGCGATCGTTGATCGTCATGGCCGCCTCCGACATCCCGGCGACCGTGTTGCCGATCAGCCGCTCCATGATCGCGCCGGCGAGCATCGCGCCGATGGCGAACAATATGACGAACGCCCACGCGATCTTCGCCGGAAACGACTTGCGGTAGATCGCGATCAGCGGAAGTATCAGCAGATCGCCATAGATGAAGCTGGTGTTGGCTCCAAGCGGTATGCCCGCGTTGGCAAGATAACGCGCGACAGGCACGTTCCCCATCGAGCAGATGAAGGTCGCGACCGCGATCAGCAGTCCGACCGCCAGCAGCAGCACGTAGCCGATGAACGGCACCGAGCCGACCGCCCGCAGAGCGGCGGCGAGAAGGCCGGTCGGAATCAGCGCCGCGGCGAATCCCGCGATCAGATAGCCCAGGATAAGCTCGGTGCGCAGCATCCGCACGTCGGCCATTGCGGTAGACGCCACCGTACTCCAGCTGCGCGCCGCCGGCTCGGCGCCCGCGTGGTGGTGCTCGCAGCCCTCGTCCTCCGCTTCGTTGGCCGAGTTGTACTCGCGCTGCAGCCGCGCGAGTTCTCCGCTGCCGAACAACAGGGAGAGCCCGATGGTCACGACCGCGATGATGATGACCCCGCCGAAGAACTCCGCAAAGGCGAAGCGCCACCCCAGCAACGACCAGAAGAGGATTAGGATCGCGACGTTCATGTTCGTCGACGAGATCAGAAATGAAAGAACGGAGCGGATATCCGCGCCGCTGCGATAGAATCCCCGCGCTGCGGCCGAGGCGCCGTACGAACACGAGGATGAAATGATCCCGAATCCGGCACCATTGAGCAGCCCGCGCATTCCGGGCCCGAGGTAGCGCTCCATCGTCGCGGGCGTCAGCATCACTTGAACGACCGCCGAGATCAGAAAACCGAAGATCAGCCCGAAAAGGCTGTCCCAAAAGAACGTCGCCGCTTGCGAAATGCCGGCCACCAGCGCGTGGCCCGCCGCCGAAAACAACCCCTGCCGCGCCTTACCCGCCTACCGCTATGGGCGCGTGTCCAAAGAGCGGCGGAATGAAATGCCCCGCCAGATACGAGATCCCGAAGACGCCGCAGCCATACGCGGCGACTTCGAACCCCTTGCGCAGCGCGTTGCGCTCGCTGAGCGTTCCGGCGTAGTAGCCGACCGCGAAGAGCCCGACAAGCGCGAAGGCCAACGCCGCGATGGTCGCCGATGCAATGGTAAGCGGCAGTGCGAACGCGACGATCGGTACGAGCGATCCGGCCGCAAAGGAGAACCCGATCGCCATCGGCGCCCGCAGCCCGGCGCTCTCGGCCTCGCGCGGGTCGATCCCGAACTCGTCGCGCACCATTTCGTAAAGATAAATGTCCGGATGCTGCGCCAGGCGTCGCACGATCATCTCGGCCTCCTCGGCGCTGAACCCTTTGAGTTTGTAGTACGCAACCTGCTCGGTGAACTCGCCCTGCGGGTCGGCCGCCATCTCGCGCTTCTCCATGTCGATCGTCGCCTGCACGACCTCGCGCTCTGCCTTTCGCCCGAGGTACTCGCCGACGCCCATCGAGAGCGCGCCGGCCAGCAGCGCGAGAAAGCCGCTGATGAAGACTGCCGCGCGTTCGCCCTCGGCGACGCCCACGCCGGTAATGATACCCAACGTCGTAAGGATGCCGTCTTGTGCCCCGAAGACGATCTCGCGGATGCTGCGCCGGCGCTCGAGCGTCCGCCGCTGCTGCGTATCGGGAATTCGCGGCGTGACTTGCTGCCAGCCGGGGACGTCGACGATGACCTTCTGAACCGGCGGCGTCAGACTGGACGCCTTACTCAAATCGGGCATAGGCAGACCTTGAAGGTGCCCTCGCCGAAGTCCTCGCCATGGCAAGACCGAGCGTTACGTTGGC is part of the Candidatus Cybelea sp. genome and harbors:
- a CDS encoding permease, whose amino-acid sequence is MFSAAGHALVAGISQAATFFWDSLFGLIFGFLISAVVQVMLTPATMERYLGPGMRGLLNGAGFGIISSSCSYGASAAARGFYRSGADIRSVLSFLISSTNMNVAILILFWSLLGWRFAFAEFFGGVIIIAVVTIGLSLLFGSGELARLQREYNSANEAEDEGCEHHHAGAEPAARSWSTVASTAMADVRMLRTELILGYLIAGFAAALIPTGLLAAALRAVGSVPFIGYVLLLAVGLLIAVATFICSMGNVPVARYLANAGIPLGANTSFIYGDLLILPLIAIYRKSFPAKIAWAFVILFAIGAMLAGAIMERLIGNTVAGMSEAAMTINDRFTLISNIVGLAAVVALAIAAAVTRERRANARE
- a CDS encoding VIT1/CCC1 transporter family protein, which encodes MPDLSKASSLTPPVQKVIVDVPGWQQVTPRIPDTQQRRTLERRRSIREIVFGAQDGILTTLGIITGVGVAEGERAAVFISGFLALLAGALSMGVGEYLGRKAEREVVQATIDMEKREMAADPQGEFTEQVAYYKLKGFSAEEAEMIVRRLAQHPDIYLYEMVRDEFGIDPREAESAGLRAPMAIGFSFAAGSLVPIVAFALPLTIASATIAALAFALVGLFAVGYYAGTLSERNALRKGFEVAAYGCGVFGISYLAGHFIPPLFGHAPIAVGG